The following are encoded together in the Panicum virgatum strain AP13 chromosome 6K, P.virgatum_v5, whole genome shotgun sequence genome:
- the LOC120712382 gene encoding collagen alpha-1(I) chain-like — MAAAVEAERDPVAVRAAQILVSLRFRKLRERPKWLPALAAGEPSSSASLLEVPAGWAGRRPRSRGGLRGSPAPWRKALREMGLAAAGGSGGDERERAAPAEAAAAPGSGSPSTSSAARAARHAGAKAQAAAAPAPAPAKESMKASSPVTPLDYGAGGSGASSSADDAARPRAKRGPPGARGSGGGAAASCADDDEGCSSPAKRARLGAPDDGEPIPTGPISPSETRASIAKGLAFDLDLNLPPPEDDAAAADPGPDEILLTKSSRSWE; from the exons atggcggcggcggtggaagcgGAGCGGGATCCGGTGGCGGTCCGCGCCGCGCAGATTCTCGTCAGCCTCCGGTTCCGCAAGCTGCGGGAGCGGCCGAAGTGGCTGCCGGCGCTGGCAGCGGGcgagccctcctcctccgcctccttgcTGGAGGTGCCGGCGGGGTGGGCGGGGCGCCGGCCGCGGAGCCGCGGGGGGCTGCGTGGGTCGCCGGCTCCATGGAGGAAGGCGCTGCGGGAGatgggcctcgccgccgcggggggaTCCGGCGGGGACGAAAGGGagcgcgccgcgcccgcggaggcggcggcggcgcccggatcCGGCTCGCCGtccacgagctccgccgcccgcgcggcgcGCCACGCGGGCGCcaaggcgcaggcggcggcggcgcccgcgcccgcgccggccaaGGAGTCCATGAAGGCGTCCAGCCCCGTCACGCCGCTGGACTACGGCGCTGGCGGATCCGGCGCGTCGTCGAGCGCGGACGACGCGGCGCGCCCGCGGGCCAAGCGGGGGCCGCCCGGcgcgcgcggatccggcggcggcgccgccgcgtcgtgcgccgacgacgacgagggctgcagctcgccggcgaAGCGGGCGCGGTTGGGGGCGCCCGACGACGGGGAGCCAATCCCGACG GGGCCGATTTCGCCGAGCGAAACGCGCGCATCCATCGCCAAGGGCCTCGCCTTCGACCTCGACCTCAACCTCCCGCCGCCGGAggacgacgccgccgctgctgatCCAGGGCCGGATGAAATTTTGCTGACGAAGAGTTCGCGCTCGTGGGAATAA